The Clostridia bacterium DNA window GGAAGCGGCGCCGCCGCACCATGACAGGACCCTACTGTGCATTCATGGTGCCGGCGGCAACAGCCGCCACTGGGCCTACCAATTAAGCCTGGCCGGAGAATTGAACATCCGGATCATCGCCGTTGATCTGCCGGGGCATGGCCGGTCTGAGGGACGGGCTTTAACCACGATCAAAGAGTACAGTTTATTTATACAAGATTTGACCCGGTTGTTGGAAATTGAACGCGTATCCTTGCTGGGGCATTCCATGGGAAGTGCCGTGGCTTTAACTGTCGCCGCCGGCAATCCGGCCCTGGTGGAAAGCCTGGTCTTGATCGGTACCTGCAAGCAGTTTAGAGTGGCTCCCTGGCTGCTCGACAGTCTCAAGAAAGGGGAGAGGCCCGTTTCCTTTGTAGAAATGGCTTACCACCGGCAGGTAGATCCCCGGATCTTGACAAGTGCCAAGGAGGAGTTTGCCCGCATACCCGTCGAAGTCTTGCTCACAGACTTCCTGGCTTGCCAGGCTTTTGATTTTGAACACCGGGAACCTGGCCTGAATGTCAACTGCCTGCTGCTCTTCGGAGAACAGGACCGGTTAACGCCCGTGCAGTATGTACAGTCCCTGGCTGCTTTGCTGCCTAACCACCGGTTAACCGTTATTCCTAAAGCAGGCCACATGGTGATGATTGAGCAGCCTGATGCAACTAATCAAGCCATT harbors:
- a CDS encoding alpha/beta hydrolase — translated: EAAPPHHDRTLLCIHGAGGNSRHWAYQLSLAGELNIRIIAVDLPGHGRSEGRALTTIKEYSLFIQDLTRLLEIERVSLLGHSMGSAVALTVAAGNPALVESLVLIGTCKQFRVAPWLLDSLKKGERPVSFVEMAYHRQVDPRILTSAKEEFARIPVEVLLTDFLACQAFDFEHREPGLNVNCLLLFGEQDRLTPVQYVQSLAALLPNHRLTVIPKAGHMVMIEQPDATNQAIYSFLS